The window CAGAACGAGCCGACCTGTTGCTCCGGCTACCCCTCCATGAGCTGGAACGGCTCGGGTCTCGCGTACTTCACCAAGAGCGAGCTGCTGCCCAAGCTCCAGGGCGCGGGTCTGTCCACGAAGGTGCTGGCGCACGACTGGAACTGGGACACGTACGACGCGTACGCCGCCCAGACCGTCGACGACGCGGCGGTGCGCTCGCACCCGAACTTCGGCGGGATCGCCTGGCACGGCTACGGCGGCGACGTCGCCAAGCAGACCACCGTGCACAACCAGTATCCGCAGCTGGACGCCTTCGGTACCGAGCACTCGGGCGGCACCTGGATCGCCAACCAGCAGCGCGAGGACATGATGAACATCATCGACTACACCCGTAACTGGGCGAAGTCGGTGACCAAGTGGTCGCTGGCCGTGGACCAGAACCGCGGCCCGCACAACGGCGGCTGCGGCACCTGCGACGGTCTGATCACCGTGCACAACGGGGACTCCCGGCACGGCCAGGTCGACTACACCGTCGAGTACTACACGATGGGTCACCTGACGAAGTTCGTACGCCCCGGGGCCCAGCGCATCGCCTCCACGGCGAGCTCGTCCGTGCCGAACGTGGCCTGGCGGAACCCGGACGGTTCGAAGGCGCTGATCGCCTACAACGACGCGTCGGCGGCGAAGACGGTGACGATCAACTGGGGTTCGCAGCACGCCACCTACTCGCTCCCCGGCAAGACGTCGGCGACCTTCACCTGGTCCGGCACCCAGTCGGGCGGCGGCGATCAGTCGGGCGCGTTCGTGGGGCTCGCGGGCAAGTGCCTGGACGTGGCGGGCGGTTCGTCCGCCAACGGCACGGCGGTGCAGCTCTACGACTGCAACGGTTCTGCCGCCCAGAACTGGACGGTCGCCGCGGACGGTTCCGTCCGGGCGCTGGGGAAGTGCCTCGATGTCACCGGTGCGGCCGTCTCCGACGGGGCGAAGGTCCAGCTCTACGACTGCAACGGCTCGGGTGCGCAGCGATGGTCGTACAACGCCTCGACCGGCGACGTCGTCAACCCGGCCGCGAACAAGTGCCTGGACGTCAGCGACAACTCGTCCGCGAACGGGGCGCGGGCGCAGATCTGGTCCTGCACGGGCGCAACGAACCAGAAATGGCAACTGCGGTAGGGGACCGCAGGTCCTTTTTTCGCCCCCGCCGCCCCTACCCATTCCCGTCACTACTCGGGGGCCAGCCCCCGAACCCCCGCTCCTCAAACGCCGGAGGGGCTGATTTTCAGCCCGTCCGGCGTTTGAGGACGAGCGCGTCAGCGCGATGCGGGGGTTCGGGGGCGGAGCCCCTGAGTAAGGGACGGGAATGGGTAGGGGCGGCGGGGGCGAGAAAACTCCCCGGTGGTCTACTCCGCCGGTTCCACGCCCGCGCGCAGCAACCCGTACGTGTAAGCGTCCTCAAGGGCCTGCCAGGACGCCGCGATCACGTTCTCGGCGACGCCCACCGTCGACCACTCCCCCGCACCGTCGGACGTGGAGATGAGCACCCGAGTCGTGGACTGCGTACCGTGCTTGCCCTCCAGGATGCGGACCTTGTAGTCGACGAGCTCCAGCTTGGCGAGCTGGGGGTAGATCTTCTCCAGGGCCACACGCAGCGCCCGGTCGAGCGCGTTGACCGGCCCGTTGCCCTCGGCCGTGGCGACGATGCGCTCGCCCTTGGCGAAGAGCTTGACCGTGGCCTCGTTGGCGTGGCTGCCGTCGGGCCGGTCCTCGACGATGGCACGCCAGGACTCGACCTCGAAGTACTTGCGGGCCTTGCCCTCGACCTCCTCCCGGAGCATGAGCTCGAAGGAGGCGTCCGCGGCCTCGTAGGTGTAGCCCTTGAGCTCGCGCGCCTTGACCCGCTCGACGACCCGGCCGATCAGCTCACGGTCGCCGCCCAGGTCGACGCCGAGCTCCTTGCCCTTGAGCTCGATGGAGGCGCGGCCGGCCATGTCCGACACCAGCATCCGCATGGTGTTGCCGACCTGCTCGGGGTCGATGTGCTGGTACAGGGCCGGGTCGACCTTGATGGCCGACGCGTGCAGGCCCCCCTTGTGGGCGAAGGCCGAGACACCGACGTACGGCTGGTGCGTGGACGGGGTCAGGTTCACGACCTCGGCGATCGCGTGCGAGATGCGGGTCATCTCGGAGAGCGCGCCCTCGGGGAGGACCTTCTTGCCGTACTTGAGCTCGAGGGCGGCGACGACCGGGAACAGGTTGGAGTTGCCGACGCGCTCGCCGTAGCCGTTTGCCGTGCACTGGACGTGGGTCGCGCCCGCGTCGACGGCGGCGAGGGTGTTGGCGACGGCGCAGCCGGTGTCGTCCTGGGCGTGGATGCCCAGGCGTGCGCCGGTGTCGGCGAGGACGGTGGCGACGACGGCCTGGACCTGGGCGGGCAGCATGCCGCCGTTGGTGTCGCAGAGCACCACCACGTCGGCGCCGGCCTCCGAGGCGGCCCGGACGACGGCTTTCGCGTACTGCGGGTTCGCGCGGTAGCCGTCGAAGAAGTGCTCGCAGTCGACGAAGACGCGGCGGCCCTGCTCACGCAGATACGAGACGGTGTCGCGGACCATCTCCAGGTTCTCTTCGAGGGTCGTGCGCAGCGCCAGCTCGACATGCCGGTCGTGGGACTTGGCGACGAGCGTGACGACGGGCGCGCCGGACGCGACCAGCGCCTTGACCTGCGCGTCCTCGCTCGCCCTGCCGCCCGCCCTGCGCGTGGCGCCGAAGGCGACGAGCTGGGCGTGCTTGAAGTCGATCTCCTGCTGGGCGCGGGCGAAGAACTCGGTGTCGCGCGGGTTGGCCCCCGGCCAGCCGCCCTCGATGAAGCCCACCCCGAAGTCGTCCAGGTGCCGTGCGATGGCCAGCTTGTCCGCGACGGTGAGGTTGATGCCCTCTCGCTGCGCACCGTCGCGCAGCGTCGTGTCGAAGACGTGGAAGGCGTCGTCGACTCGGGAGGGGCCGCGACGGGAGGAGTCGCGATTCTCGTCGGTTGCGTCCGTCATCTCTTGAGGCTCCTGTATCGGATTCGGTCTACCGGAATGACCGGCTCCACCGTCCATGATCTCTCGCGCTCCGGTCCCGGCTGAAGGTGGGCCAGGAAACAGAAAAACCTCTCGCGGGTGCGAGAGGTCTGCGCGCGGGTCAGGACGACGGTGGCCGCCCGTACGTGGTCGTACGGTGCGGTCACTGCGGACCGGCGCGCCTGCTGCCAATAATCATGGCGAACGAGAGCACGGAGGCAGTCTGGCACATACCGCCCCCGTGCTCACCGTCCGTCTCAGGATGCGAGCACTCGGTTGATCACCGCAGGTGGCGTACGAACACGTGCCGGCTGTCCCAGGTGTCGCCCGGCACCAGGTCGGCCGAGTAGGAGTCGAAGGCGACACTGCGGCCGTGCGCGTCGATCACCGGATCGGTCGCGGACTCGTCGTTACCGCCCCCGGCGGTGTCGACGCTGGCGAGCTTGGTGGCACCGGTGCGCAGGTCACGTACGTACACACGCTGTGTGTGGCCGGGATCCCCCGGGTCGACCGAGCCGAAGACGAGGTGGCGGTTGTCGGCGCTGAGCGCGCCGGACACGGTCCACGCGGCCGGGTCGGCGGCGTCGATCCGGCGGATCGATCCGGTCTCCAGATCGCGGAAGAACATGTTCTGGCCGTTGTTGGTGTCGCCCGGGGTGAGCTTGGAGTCGAGCGAGCGGAAGAGGGCGTACCGGCCGTCGGAGCTGACGGCCGGATACTCGGACTGGGCGTCCGGGACGGCTCCGTCCGGCGCCTTGTCCGCCTGCCACAGCTTGCCGCTGGGTACGTCGCGGACGTAGATGTCGCTCCAGTCCCCGCTCGTCGGGAACGGGACGAAGAACTGGTAGCCGACGCGCGTGCCGTCCGCGCTGATCGACAGGTTCGTGACCGATCGCCACCGCCCGGGATCGGGCGCCTGGCTGACCCTGACGGCAGTGCCGGTCCTGCGGTCGACGCGGTAGACCCGGGCGTGCTGGTCGTGCTCGGAGGAACCCTCCGAACGGCTCGCGGCGAAGACGACATAGCGGCCGTCCGCACTGATCGCGGGCTGGCGCCCGGTGTCGTAGCCGGGCGCCTGCTCGTCGTCGAGACGCTCGACGGCGCCGGTGCGGAGGTCCTTCACGTAGACGTGCCGGCGACCGCCGGTGTCTCCGGGCACCAGGTTGGTCGCGGTCGAACTGAACGCCAGATAGCGGCCGTCGGCGCTCAGCGAGAGGTCTTCGACAGCCCCGTCGCCCTGACTTCCGTCGGCGGCGGTGCTGACCCTGCTGGTGACGCCGGTCCTGAGGTCGCGCACGAAGGCGTCGGTCGCGCCGTTGGTGTCGCCGGCCACGAGGTTGGCGGCCTGCGAGGTGAAGGCCACGTAGCGGCCGTTCGCGCTCAGGTCACTGACGCCCGACCCGCGGTCGCCGTCGGCCCCGTCGGGCGCCACGCTGACCTTCTCGGTGCCGGGAACGGGCGGTGCGGCGGACGCGGTGGCCGGTAGGGCCGCGCCGGTCAGTGCGGCGGCCAGGGCGGCGCAGAGCGCGAGTCTCCTTGCATTGGTCATGGTTCCCCCGTGTGTCCCGTTGGTCGCATCTCCCCCGGCCCGATGCCAGGGGCCCACAGGGATACAAGCTCACCACTGACACGGGGTCAATCAGCCGAATTGAGTACAACCTGGACGGGTTCTCAGGTGTCCGAGCGAGCCAGTGCCTCGTCCAGGAACTCCCGTACGTGGCCGAGGATCTGGCCCCGGTCCGTGCCCCTCAGTCCGATGGCCACGTGGATGGAGAAGCCGTCGAGGAGGGCCCTCAGCCGGGACGCGAAACGGTCCGGGTCCACCGGGCGGAACTCCCCGCGCGACACGCCCTCCGCCAGCAGCGCCACGAGGTCGCGGTGCCAGGCGCCCTCGATCGCGGCCTGTCGCTCGCGGGCGTCCTCGTCGGCGTTCTGCGAGCGGTTCCAGACCTCCAGCCAGAGGGTCCAGTGCGGGTCGCGGTGGCCGTCGGGCACGTACAGGTCGACGTACGCGTCGAGGCGCTCGCGCGCCGGAGCC is drawn from Streptomyces liliifuscus and contains these coding sequences:
- a CDS encoding ricin-type beta-trefoil lectin domain protein, which gives rise to MSTPRRPLRVARLLLAGLLTTAGLTTVGATPAQAAGEQVTAWLTTTNDSGGRNVVRGLQAQTPFAFQAGSGGSGENISVDENTRYQSFSGGGASFTDTAAWLMDGSGALTQATRDATMRKLFSPTEGIGLSLLRNPMGGSDLARFGYTYDDVPAGQTDPDLSEFSIAHDLQDVLPLTRQARQLNPSLTLMASPWTAPAWMKDNGQLNGGWLKAENYGAYANYFVKYLQAWRDQGVPVDYVTAQNEPTCCSGYPSMSWNGSGLAYFTKSELLPKLQGAGLSTKVLAHDWNWDTYDAYAAQTVDDAAVRSHPNFGGIAWHGYGGDVAKQTTVHNQYPQLDAFGTEHSGGTWIANQQREDMMNIIDYTRNWAKSVTKWSLAVDQNRGPHNGGCGTCDGLITVHNGDSRHGQVDYTVEYYTMGHLTKFVRPGAQRIASTASSSVPNVAWRNPDGSKALIAYNDASAAKTVTINWGSQHATYSLPGKTSATFTWSGTQSGGGDQSGAFVGLAGKCLDVAGGSSANGTAVQLYDCNGSAAQNWTVAADGSVRALGKCLDVTGAAVSDGAKVQLYDCNGSGAQRWSYNASTGDVVNPAANKCLDVSDNSSANGARAQIWSCTGATNQKWQLR
- the cimA gene encoding citramalate synthase; the encoded protein is MTDATDENRDSSRRGPSRVDDAFHVFDTTLRDGAQREGINLTVADKLAIARHLDDFGVGFIEGGWPGANPRDTEFFARAQQEIDFKHAQLVAFGATRRAGGRASEDAQVKALVASGAPVVTLVAKSHDRHVELALRTTLEENLEMVRDTVSYLREQGRRVFVDCEHFFDGYRANPQYAKAVVRAASEAGADVVVLCDTNGGMLPAQVQAVVATVLADTGARLGIHAQDDTGCAVANTLAAVDAGATHVQCTANGYGERVGNSNLFPVVAALELKYGKKVLPEGALSEMTRISHAIAEVVNLTPSTHQPYVGVSAFAHKGGLHASAIKVDPALYQHIDPEQVGNTMRMLVSDMAGRASIELKGKELGVDLGGDRELIGRVVERVKARELKGYTYEAADASFELMLREEVEGKARKYFEVESWRAIVEDRPDGSHANEATVKLFAKGERIVATAEGNGPVNALDRALRVALEKIYPQLAKLELVDYKVRILEGKHGTQSTTRVLISTSDGAGEWSTVGVAENVIAASWQALEDAYTYGLLRAGVEPAE
- a CDS encoding TolB family protein codes for the protein MTNARRLALCAALAAALTGAALPATASAAPPVPGTEKVSVAPDGADGDRGSGVSDLSANGRYVAFTSQAANLVAGDTNGATDAFVRDLRTGVTSRVSTAADGSQGDGAVEDLSLSADGRYLAFSSTATNLVPGDTGGRRHVYVKDLRTGAVERLDDEQAPGYDTGRQPAISADGRYVVFAASRSEGSSEHDQHARVYRVDRRTGTAVRVSQAPDPGRWRSVTNLSISADGTRVGYQFFVPFPTSGDWSDIYVRDVPSGKLWQADKAPDGAVPDAQSEYPAVSSDGRYALFRSLDSKLTPGDTNNGQNMFFRDLETGSIRRIDAADPAAWTVSGALSADNRHLVFGSVDPGDPGHTQRVYVRDLRTGATKLASVDTAGGGNDESATDPVIDAHGRSVAFDSYSADLVPGDTWDSRHVFVRHLR
- a CDS encoding TetR/AcrR family transcriptional regulator, whose amino-acid sequence is MTTRRRNTAPPREDVLAVAMDMIAESGLEKLTMAALGREVGMSSGHLLYYFHSKDELLLRTLEWSEGRLGAERGRLLARAAPARERLDAYVDLYVPDGHRDPHWTLWLEVWNRSQNADEDARERQAAIEGAWHRDLVALLAEGVSRGEFRPVDPDRFASRLRALLDGFSIHVAIGLRGTDRGQILGHVREFLDEALARSDT